A genome region from Thermococcus gorgonarius includes the following:
- the argF gene encoding ornithine carbamoyltransferase, whose translation MVVSLAGRDVLCLQDFTREEIETILKTAEMMKIWNKIGKPHRVLEGKTLAMIFQKPSTRTRISFEVGIYQLGGYGLYLNAQDLQLRRGETIADTARVLSRYVDGIMARVYAHKDVEDLAKYASVPVINGLSDFSHPCQALADYQTILEKKGRIAGLKIVYVGDGNNVAHSLMIAGTKLGANVVVATPEGYEPDPKVIKWAEQNAAESGGSFELLHDPVKAVKDADVIYTDVWASMGQEAEAEERRKIFMPFQVNKELVKHAKPDYIFMHCLPAHRGEEVTDDVIDSPNSVVFDQAENRLHAQKAVMALVMGGIKV comes from the coding sequence ATGGTGGTTAGCCTCGCAGGAAGGGATGTTCTCTGCCTCCAGGACTTCACGAGGGAGGAAATTGAAACTATTCTCAAGACGGCCGAGATGATGAAGATATGGAACAAGATTGGAAAGCCCCACCGCGTTCTCGAGGGCAAGACCCTCGCCATGATATTCCAGAAGCCCTCTACGAGGACGAGGATTTCCTTCGAGGTCGGCATTTATCAGCTCGGAGGCTACGGCCTCTACCTCAACGCCCAGGACCTTCAGCTCAGGCGCGGTGAGACCATCGCCGACACCGCCAGGGTTCTCAGCAGATACGTCGACGGGATAATGGCGAGGGTTTATGCCCACAAGGACGTGGAAGACCTCGCCAAGTATGCGAGCGTCCCGGTCATAAACGGTCTGAGCGACTTCTCCCACCCGTGCCAGGCTCTGGCCGACTATCAGACCATACTCGAAAAGAAGGGCAGGATTGCCGGCCTCAAGATCGTCTACGTCGGTGACGGAAACAACGTCGCCCACTCCCTCATGATAGCGGGAACCAAGCTTGGAGCTAACGTTGTTGTCGCCACACCGGAAGGCTACGAGCCCGATCCGAAGGTCATTAAGTGGGCGGAGCAGAACGCGGCCGAGAGCGGCGGAAGCTTCGAGCTCCTCCACGACCCCGTTAAGGCCGTCAAAGATGCGGACGTCATCTACACTGACGTCTGGGCGAGCATGGGTCAGGAAGCCGAGGCCGAGGAGAGGAGAAAGATATTCATGCCCTTCCAGGTCAACAAGGAACTCGTCAAGCACGCTAAACCTGACTACATCTTCATGCACTGCCTCCCAGCCCACCGCGGAGAAGAGGTCACCGACGACGTCATAGACAGCCCCAACAGCGTCGTCTTTGACCAGGCCGAGAACAGGCTTCACGCTCAGAAGGCCGTTATGGCCCTCGTCATGGGCGGGATTAAGGTTTAA
- the pheT gene encoding phenylalanine--tRNA ligase subunit beta — protein MPKFDVSKSDLERLIGKSFTVEEWEDLFLYAKCELDDVWEENGEIYFKADSKDTNRPDLWSAEGIARQIKWALGMGRGLPKYEVEKSDVVVYVDEKLKDIRPYGVYAIVEGLHLDEEALKQMINLQEKVALTFGRRRREVAIGIFDFDKVKPPIYYRAAEKTEKFVPLGFTEELTLEEILEKHEKGKEYGHLIKDKPYYPLLVDSEGKVLSMPPIINSEITGRVTTETRNVFVDVTGWDLRKIMLALNVVVTALAERGGKIKSVKVVYPDFEIETPDLTPKPFEVELNYIRKLAGLELSDEEIKDLLERMMYEVELEGGKAKLLYPAFRDDIMHARDVLEDVLIAYGYNEIEPEEPKIAVQGRGDKFVEFEDAVRELMVGFGLQEVMTFNLTNKEAQYDKMNLKYGNDYFNHPPAELVEIANPISPKWSALRNWLLPSLLDFLSQNTHEEYPQRIFEVGKATLIDESRETKTVSESKLAVALAHPRVTFTEAKEILDSVMRHLGFEYELEEVEHPSFIPGRAGKIVVGGKAIGVIGEIHPAVLENWGLEMPVAGFELFLRPLYTEPYL, from the coding sequence ATGCCGAAGTTCGACGTTTCAAAGTCTGACCTTGAGAGGCTCATCGGGAAGAGCTTCACCGTCGAGGAGTGGGAGGACCTCTTCCTCTATGCGAAATGTGAGCTCGACGACGTCTGGGAGGAGAACGGTGAAATCTACTTCAAGGCAGATTCCAAGGACACAAACAGGCCCGACCTCTGGAGCGCCGAGGGGATAGCAAGGCAGATTAAGTGGGCGCTTGGAATGGGGAGGGGCCTGCCGAAGTACGAAGTTGAGAAAAGCGACGTTGTGGTTTACGTTGACGAGAAGCTGAAGGACATCCGTCCCTACGGTGTCTACGCCATAGTTGAGGGCCTTCACCTCGATGAAGAGGCTCTCAAGCAGATGATAAACCTCCAGGAGAAAGTGGCCTTAACCTTTGGAAGGCGCAGAAGGGAAGTGGCCATTGGTATCTTCGACTTCGACAAGGTTAAACCGCCGATCTACTACCGCGCCGCCGAGAAGACTGAGAAGTTCGTCCCCCTCGGCTTCACCGAGGAGCTAACGCTCGAGGAAATCCTCGAAAAGCATGAAAAAGGGAAAGAATACGGGCACCTGATAAAGGACAAGCCCTATTACCCGCTCCTCGTCGACAGCGAGGGTAAGGTCCTCTCGATGCCACCGATCATAAACTCAGAGATAACTGGACGAGTAACGACCGAGACGAGGAACGTCTTCGTTGACGTGACCGGCTGGGACTTGAGAAAGATTATGCTGGCCCTCAACGTCGTCGTTACAGCCCTAGCCGAGCGCGGTGGGAAGATAAAGAGCGTCAAGGTGGTTTATCCTGACTTTGAAATCGAGACGCCAGACCTAACTCCAAAGCCCTTTGAAGTCGAGCTGAATTACATAAGGAAACTGGCCGGCCTTGAGCTGAGCGACGAAGAAATCAAAGACCTCCTCGAGAGGATGATGTACGAGGTTGAGCTCGAAGGTGGAAAGGCAAAGCTCCTCTATCCGGCCTTCCGCGACGACATAATGCACGCAAGGGACGTTCTGGAGGACGTTCTCATAGCCTACGGCTACAACGAGATTGAGCCGGAGGAGCCGAAGATTGCCGTCCAGGGCAGGGGCGACAAGTTCGTTGAGTTCGAAGATGCCGTGAGGGAACTCATGGTCGGCTTTGGTTTGCAGGAGGTAATGACCTTCAACCTCACCAACAAGGAGGCCCAGTATGATAAAATGAATCTCAAATACGGCAACGATTACTTCAACCATCCCCCCGCTGAGCTCGTCGAGATAGCGAACCCGATAAGCCCCAAGTGGTCAGCCCTTAGGAACTGGTTGCTTCCGAGTCTGCTCGACTTCCTGAGCCAGAACACCCACGAGGAGTATCCGCAGAGGATCTTTGAAGTGGGCAAGGCTACACTGATAGATGAGAGCAGGGAGACCAAAACGGTAAGCGAGAGCAAATTAGCGGTTGCTCTGGCACATCCGCGCGTCACCTTCACCGAGGCCAAGGAGATACTTGACTCGGTAATGAGACATCTCGGCTTTGAGTACGAGCTGGAAGAAGTCGAACATCCGAGCTTCATCCCGGGCAGGGCTGGGAAAATAGTCGTTGGAGGGAAAGCGATAGGAGTTATAGGGGAGATACATCCTGCGGTGCTGGAAAACTGGGGTCTAGAGATGCCCGTCGCGGGCTTTGAGCTCTTCCTTAGGCCCCTCTATACAGAGCCCTACCTATGA
- a CDS encoding deoxyhypusine synthase, translating to MTEPKDIVLKESEEVEGTPIEGPWLDEVSSLEEVLDYYERIGFQATHLGKAIEIWRKVERKRTEGTEVRVFLGYTSNIVSSGLRELIAWLVKEGKVDVIVTTAGGVEEDFIKALKPFILGDWNVNDALMREKGINRIGNIFVPNDRYIEFEKYMIPFFEWVLEMERERGKPLTASEFIYEMGRYMDEKLGEEKERSIIYWAYKRNVPIFCPAITDGSIGDMLYFFKEERGDRELIIDIANDIVKLNNLAVTAKETASIILGGSLPKHAIINANLFRGGTDYAIYVTTAIPWDGSLSGAPPSEGVSWGKIRAKADYVEIWADATLVFPILVWKVMKS from the coding sequence ATGACCGAGCCGAAAGACATCGTCCTTAAGGAGAGCGAAGAGGTCGAGGGAACGCCGATAGAGGGGCCGTGGTTGGATGAAGTTTCGAGCCTTGAGGAGGTTTTGGATTATTACGAGAGAATAGGCTTTCAAGCTACCCACCTCGGGAAGGCGATAGAGATTTGGAGGAAAGTCGAGCGGAAGCGCACCGAAGGGACGGAAGTCCGCGTCTTCCTCGGCTATACCTCCAACATAGTCTCCTCCGGCCTGCGCGAACTGATCGCGTGGCTCGTGAAGGAGGGCAAGGTTGACGTAATCGTAACCACGGCCGGAGGAGTTGAGGAAGACTTCATAAAGGCCCTCAAGCCCTTCATTCTGGGCGACTGGAACGTTAACGACGCCTTAATGCGCGAGAAGGGGATAAACAGGATAGGCAACATTTTCGTGCCCAATGATAGGTATATCGAGTTCGAGAAGTACATGATACCCTTCTTCGAGTGGGTTCTGGAGATGGAGCGTGAAAGAGGCAAACCGCTCACGGCAAGCGAGTTCATCTATGAGATGGGCCGCTACATGGACGAGAAGCTCGGAGAGGAGAAAGAGCGCTCAATCATCTACTGGGCCTACAAGCGGAACGTGCCGATATTCTGTCCAGCTATAACAGACGGCTCGATAGGAGACATGCTCTACTTCTTCAAGGAGGAGAGAGGAGATAGAGAGCTGATCATAGACATCGCCAACGACATAGTGAAGCTCAACAACCTCGCGGTTACGGCAAAGGAGACGGCATCAATAATCCTCGGCGGTTCACTACCGAAGCACGCGATAATCAACGCCAACCTCTTCCGTGGAGGGACGGACTACGCGATTTACGTTACCACTGCCATTCCCTGGGACGGCTCGCTGAGCGGCGCGCCGCCGAGCGAAGGTGTCAGCTGGGGCAAGATAAGGGCCAAAGCCGATTACGTCGAGATATGGGCCGATGCGACATTGGTGTTCCCGATATTGGTTTGGAAGGTGATGAAAAGCTGA
- the thyX gene encoding FAD-dependent thymidylate synthase: MNDKIRVTLVNYTKKPLETVTWSALISYWESWETEAFERMTTNDVEMHLPRVLGYGHESILEHATLTFAIEGCSRVCSHQLVRHRLASYTQQSQRYIKLNPNDVEETFVIPESVKEKPELYQKWKEFLKNSIELYEESYKAGVHQEDARFILPQAVRTKIVVTMNLRELKHFLGLRACERAQWEIREVAWKMLEEIAKNEELRPIIKWAKLGPRCIQIGYCPEGELMPPGCWKRTREKWKMLISTAKKG; encoded by the coding sequence ATGAACGATAAAATCCGCGTGACTCTTGTCAACTATACAAAAAAACCGCTCGAAACTGTCACATGGTCAGCCCTGATAAGCTACTGGGAGAGCTGGGAAACAGAGGCCTTTGAGCGGATGACCACGAATGACGTCGAGATGCACCTGCCAAGGGTTCTTGGCTACGGCCATGAGTCAATTCTTGAGCACGCGACGCTAACCTTTGCAATTGAGGGCTGTTCTCGTGTTTGTAGTCATCAACTAGTCCGCCACAGGCTTGCGAGCTATACCCAGCAGTCACAGCGCTATATCAAATTAAACCCAAATGATGTGGAAGAGACCTTTGTAATCCCTGAGAGCGTTAAGGAAAAGCCCGAGCTCTACCAAAAGTGGAAGGAATTCCTGAAAAACTCCATCGAGCTCTACGAGGAGAGTTATAAGGCCGGTGTTCACCAGGAGGACGCCCGCTTCATCCTGCCTCAAGCAGTAAGAACGAAGATTGTCGTCACGATGAACCTCCGCGAGCTCAAGCACTTCCTCGGTTTAAGAGCCTGCGAGAGGGCCCAGTGGGAGATAAGGGAAGTCGCTTGGAAGATGCTGGAGGAGATAGCGAAGAACGAGGAGCTGAGGCCGATTATAAAGTGGGCGAAGCTGGGACCGCGGTGTATCCAAATCGGTTACTGTCCGGAGGGCGAGCTCATGCCGCCTGGCTGCTGGAAGAGGACGAGGGAGAAGTGGAAGATGCTGATTTCCACAGCAAAAAAAGGTTGA
- a CDS encoding FAD-dependent oxidoreductase: MKFYICREKAEPKPFKIAIIGAGPAGLTAAGYLACRGYEVHVYEKMPEGGGMVAFAIPEVRIPIKAVREGVKDLERLGVHFHFRTKVVYDSPRELGDEWAEHFVSLERLLSEFDALLIATGAWKPRKLKVPGVELPGVYDALTLLHHIKMARIGYYPWERVPDLKGRHVVIIGAGYTAVDVAIEARLLGAEKVTMAYRRSLEHSYAKTEIRKLISEGVEFIEYATPVRILGEKRAQGVEFAKTRIVEGSVVTTDERFILDADVVAYAIGQLPTSPIREVVCANEEILKEAGIFFAGDVVAPRNIGTAMREGRAKAKEIEEWLFNKAPRRVFPVPVTAKLISSVVNGKC, encoded by the coding sequence GTGAAGTTCTACATCTGCAGGGAGAAGGCCGAACCAAAGCCGTTCAAGATAGCGATCATCGGCGCTGGTCCAGCTGGATTAACGGCCGCTGGCTACCTTGCCTGCAGGGGCTACGAGGTTCATGTCTATGAGAAGATGCCCGAAGGCGGTGGGATGGTGGCCTTTGCCATTCCAGAGGTTAGAATTCCAATAAAAGCGGTTAGGGAAGGCGTGAAAGACCTTGAAAGGCTCGGCGTGCACTTCCACTTCAGGACGAAGGTGGTCTACGATTCACCCAGAGAGCTCGGTGACGAGTGGGCGGAGCACTTCGTCTCCCTTGAGAGGCTTCTGAGCGAGTTTGATGCGCTCCTCATCGCAACTGGCGCATGGAAGCCGAGGAAGCTCAAGGTTCCTGGCGTTGAACTGCCCGGCGTTTACGACGCCTTAACACTCCTCCACCACATAAAGATGGCCAGAATAGGCTACTACCCATGGGAGAGGGTTCCTGACCTCAAGGGACGGCACGTCGTGATAATCGGCGCTGGCTATACCGCCGTTGACGTGGCCATCGAAGCGAGGCTCCTCGGGGCTGAGAAGGTCACGATGGCCTACCGCCGTTCCCTTGAGCACAGCTACGCGAAGACTGAAATCAGAAAGCTGATCAGTGAGGGCGTGGAATTTATAGAGTACGCGACTCCAGTCAGAATACTCGGAGAGAAAAGAGCCCAGGGGGTTGAGTTCGCGAAGACAAGAATAGTCGAGGGGAGCGTCGTAACCACCGACGAGCGCTTTATCCTCGATGCCGACGTAGTTGCCTATGCCATTGGTCAGCTACCGACGAGCCCAATAAGGGAGGTCGTCTGCGCCAACGAGGAAATACTGAAGGAGGCGGGTATATTCTTTGCAGGTGACGTTGTTGCTCCGAGGAACATCGGCACCGCCATGAGGGAAGGCAGGGCAAAAGCGAAGGAAATCGAGGAGTGGCTCTTCAACAAAGCTCCGAGAAGGGTCTTCCCCGTCCCAGTAACGGCAAAGCTGATAAGCTCAGTTGTCAACGGCAAGTGCTGA